taaaaaaaaaaaaatgttgttgtGTCGAATTTGGATTTCTATGGTATCAAACCtaaatagataaataaataaaaaacgtAAGGACACTTGTTGGGCCAAATACATGGGAACAACTCTGGGCTTAGCTTAGAATAAGAGTTGGACCAAGCACCGCTTTCGCACCCGAACACCACATATGAGAAAAACCCTACTTCCTTAAACCATTTGTTTTGTTCTCTTTCAATTCTTCGTCCGCTCCAGCCGCACCCTGCACCACCTCTTCGCCTTTTTTCGGTATGTTCACTTTTCAATTTCCTGGGGATTGCTTTTGATATGATCACTGTTGGGTTTATTTGGGTTTCTTTATTTCGTGTTAATTTTGATTCCAATATCTTTTTGGGTTAATTTCCAAGTTTCAGCTGCTATTGTTCTagtcttttaatttgttttctctttaaaTTGAAAAGTACTTGTGTTGATGGTAGTTGTAGTTACAACCCAATTGTGTTGTTGTCCGTGAAATCCTAGTGTTATGAGTTTGATGTATGAATTGCCTTTACCGTCGTTGTGTGAGTGTTCGAGGTTTGGAATCTCTAGTTAATTTAGTCAATTATTTCTTCGGCAAAGAAAGCAAGACAAGACAAATATATGCAGGGTTTTTAGTTCATACTTTTGCTCCTGACATTTTCGGCAGAGGCACTTTAAAATAAATGCTAATAgttctttttgtgtgtttcgtTCAACAGCAATGGATATAGATACGGGTATGTTTACGGTTCCTCAAACTGTTGGCAGCGTACTATGTTGCAAATGTGGTATTCCCATGGCACCAAATGCTGCCAATATGTGCGTCAAGTGTTTGCGCTCTGAAGTTGACATCACTGAAGGTTTGCAGAAGCATGTGACTATTGTGCATTGCCCCGAATGTGATACCTACTTGCAGCCTCCGAGAACTTGGATTAAAGCCCAACTAGAATCGAAGGAGCTGCTAACTTTCTGTGTGAAGAGACTGAAGAACTTGAATAAAATTAGGTTGGTTCATGCCGAATTCATTTGGACTGAACCTCACTCCAAGAGGATCAAGGTTAAGTTGGTAGTTCAGAAGGAAGTTCTTAATGGAGCAATACTTGAGCAATCGTATACTGTTGAGTATGTTCAGCAAGAACATATGTGTGAGTCTTGTGCAAGAGTCCAAGCCAACCCTGACCAGTGGGTTGCAGCTGTACAGCTTCGCCAGCATGTTTCTCACAGACGCACTTTTTTCTATCTGGAGCAGCTGATTCTGAAGCATGGTGCTGCTGCCAGTGCCATAAAGATTACGCAGATGGACCAGGGTATcgatttctttttctcaaaCCGGAGTCATGGTGTGAAATTTGTGGAGTTTGTGGGTAAAGTTGCTCCAGTAAGGAGTCGTAATGACAAACAGCTGGTTTCCCAGGATTCTAAGAGTAGTACTTATCATTACAAGTATACATTCTCAGTTGAAATCTCCCCCATTTGCCGTGAGGATTTGATCTGTCTGCCTCCCAAGGTTAGATCTAGTTTTGGGAATCTTGGTCCTGTAGTGATTTGCACTAAAGTGACTAACAGCATTGCTTTGCTTGATCCTTTGACCTTGAGGCATTGTTTCTTGGATGCTGATCAATATTGGAGGTCAAGCTTTAAGTCGCTACAAACGAGCCGGGAGTTAGTGGAGTATATAGTGCTTGATGTAGAGATGGTTTCATCTGAAGTTAATGTTGGTGGCACAAGGTATGCTTTAGCTGATGCACAAGTTGCCCGTGTGTCTGATTTTGGGAAGAATGACACTATTTTCaacataaaaacacatataGGCCATCTTTTAAACCCTGGGGATTATGCTCTTGGTTATGACTTATATGGGGCAAACAGTAATGACGAGGAACTAGACAAGTATAAGGGTCTAGTCATTCCAGATGTAATTTTGATAAAGAAGAGCTATGAAGAAAAGCGCCTGAAGAAGCGTGCAAAGCCTCGTGCATGGAAGCTTAAATCCCTAGCCATGGAAGTGGATGCTAAAGGTAGAGGCGCGCTAGAAAAGGAGGCCGCAGAGTATGAACAGTTCTTGAAAGATCTGGAAGAGAATCCTGCCTTCAGGTTCAATATTGATTTGTACCGTGATGAAGGATACCAGCCATCAGAGAAGGCATCTGTGGTTGATGGGGAAGATGCACCTTTTGTGCCCTTTGATGAGTTGCTTGCTGACATGGATAACCTCCAATTAAGAGAGTATGAAGATGATGAGGACAGTGGCAGCATGAGGGAATAAAAGTAGAGAGTAAGAAATATGTTTGTATCGAAATACAAATTTTGTCTGGGTGTAGTGTTTGATCCGGTCTTTATATCGCACTTCATATGCAAAGACAGCAAAGTAGGTTGGTATTTATGTACTGTAACAAAGAGTTGAGTACCTCTTTTGGGTTCtatggtttgttttgtttgttttgataaGAGTAATTGCACAATGTGCAATTTTCTGACAATCATATTTGGTTATGGCTGTTGATATTCACATATTACTATGTGAAGATAAATATCCCCATTGTAGTGATTTTGAATCGCAAGAGATGTTTGTGTTGCCCCTTGCAATTTAGGTCAAGTTAGCCTTAATTCTTTGATCCCCAAGGAACATGCCTTTTCAACAAGCCATCGTGGAATTTTGTAATGAACAAATTTGTAGTGCCCTCATTGCAAGTCGTTTTTTGCTTGAGCTACTGATTTGAGTAGTGTTTCCTCGCATCACTACCAATTTAACTGTTAAGATTAGATTCCGTATAAGGACTGAACAATGGATGTCTATACGCATAGACATCGTCAGCAAAGAAATGATCGATTATTTAAAGGAGACTCCCATTGCAGCACCATTCTTAGCTCATTTCAGCAAAGCAAAAATGTCTTGAACACGAAAGTGTTTCTTTTAGTGCACTAAATGTTATTAATTTCGACTGTTTTGGATCGGGTTGCCCTAGAGGCTCttatattaattaatttttttattttttattttttatttttatttttcaagctTTTATTAATGAAATCAAGTCATACAATGGTTAGCAACACAGTTGCTAACACTAGAGGGAATCTGACCACTCCAAGATAAATCTAAACTAGAATTAAGAGCCAACTTAGCTAACATATGCGCAACTGAATTAGACTCTCTAAAAACATGAGTAAAGAAAGAACTCAGTAACGAAgcttggaaaaaagaaattgttttcttttttcttttctagtttttcttatataaaaaaaatgttttgacACAAATTAAATAAGGGAATGGATGTCCTTGACATAACCTTTGCCTAGGTTTGaaatttcttattagtttcGCCATAGATTTTTTATACAATCCTGAATTTTTGGTCAAATCATGTAATATTTTAGTACTATCACAAGCAGTACTCGAATAAATTGCGACCGGACAAACTAGTACCAAGATTTCAAAATTGCGATAGTCTTTCTTTTAGTGCTCTATATGTTATTAATTTCGACCGCTTTGGGTCAGATTGCCTTAGAAGCTCTTATATTTaacattgttttcttttttcttttctagtttttcttataaaaaaaaatgtcaccGACACAAATTAAATAAGGGAATGGATGTCCTTGTCATAACCTTGCCCAAATTTGaaatttcttattagtttcGCCATAGATTTTTTATACAATCCTGAATTTTTGGTCAAATCATGTAATATTTAGTACTATCGCCAGTAGTACTTGAATAAATTGCGACCGAACAAACTAGTACCAAGATTTCAAAATTGCGATAGTCTTTCTTTTAGTGCTCTATATGTTATTAATTTCGACTGCTTTGGGTTGGATTGCCTTAGAAGCTCTTATATTTaacattgttttcttttttcttataaaaaaaaaatgtcaccgACACAAATTAAATAAGGGAATGGATGTCCTTGTAATAACCTTGCGCaggtttgaaattttttatgagTTTCACCATAGATTTTTTATACAATCCTAAATTTTGGGTCAAATCATGTAATATTTTAGTACTATCACCAGCAGTACTCGAATAAATTGCAATCGGACAAACTAGTACCAAGCTTTCAAAATTGACTAGATCATGATTTaaagcttgaagcttgaaaAAAAGAAGTAGAGTCTTCGGTATGGTCACCGTGCCGTGTGTGGTATGGCAGACCAATCAAAGGGTGAGTGTGGAATATTTTCGAAATTTCCTGGGACAATCAATGCAGCGGTGCGTGAgggatattttcaaaattttacgGAACAATTGCAAACACAATATGTGCATAAAATTTTCAATAGAAAAATTCGGTGCTACCTGATATGGCGGCTTCAACCATGAAGGTTCCTACGTCTAAATTCCATCAAGATGacgcaaa
Above is a genomic segment from Rosa chinensis cultivar Old Blush chromosome 3, RchiOBHm-V2, whole genome shotgun sequence containing:
- the LOC112193070 gene encoding 60S ribosomal export protein NMD3 codes for the protein MDIDTGMFTVPQTVGSVLCCKCGIPMAPNAANMCVKCLRSEVDITEGLQKHVTIVHCPECDTYLQPPRTWIKAQLESKELLTFCVKRLKNLNKIRLVHAEFIWTEPHSKRIKVKLVVQKEVLNGAILEQSYTVEYVQQEHMCESCARVQANPDQWVAAVQLRQHVSHRRTFFYLEQLILKHGAAASAIKITQMDQGIDFFFSNRSHGVKFVEFVGKVAPVRSRNDKQLVSQDSKSSTYHYKYTFSVEISPICREDLICLPPKVRSSFGNLGPVVICTKVTNSIALLDPLTLRHCFLDADQYWRSSFKSLQTSRELVEYIVLDVEMVSSEVNVGGTRYALADAQVARVSDFGKNDTIFNIKTHIGHLLNPGDYALGYDLYGANSNDEELDKYKGLVIPDVILIKKSYEEKRLKKRAKPRAWKLKSLAMEVDAKGRGALEKEAAEYEQFLKDLEENPAFRFNIDLYRDEGYQPSEKASVVDGEDAPFVPFDELLADMDNLQLREYEDDEDSGSMRE